The Procambarus clarkii isolate CNS0578487 chromosome 15, FALCON_Pclarkii_2.0, whole genome shotgun sequence genomic interval agggataccaccgccgcaccactgccagggataccaccgccgcgccactgccagggataccaccgccgcgccactgccagggataccaccgccgCGCCACTGCCAAGGATACCACCGCCGCGccactgccagggataccaccgccgcaccactgccagggataccaccgccgCGCCACTGTCAGGGATACCACCGCCGCGCCACTGCCAGGAATACCACCGCCGCGccactgccagggataccatcgccgcgccactgccagggataccaccgccgcaccactgccagggataccaccgccgCGCCACTGCCAGGAATACCACCGCCGCGccactgccagggataccaccgccaCACGTACTGGAATATATGCCTGGGATACCACCGCCGCACGTACTGGAATAtatgccagggataccaccgccgCGCCACTGCCAGGAATACCACCGCCGCGccactgccagggataccaccgccgcaccactgccagggataccaccgccgCGCCACTGCCAGGAATACCACCGCCGCAccactgccagggataccaccgccgcaccactgccagggataccaccgccgCGCCACTGCCAGTGATACCACCGCCGCGccgctgccagggataccaccgccgCGCCACTGCCAGGAATACCACTGCCGCGctactgccagggataccaccgccgcgccactgccagggataccaccgccgcgccactgccagggataccacagCCGCGccactgccagggataccaccgccgcgccactgccagggataccactgCCAGGAATACCACCGCCGCGccactgccagggataccaccgccgcgccactgccagggataccaccgccgcgccactgccagggataccaccgccgcgccactgccagggataccaccgccgcgccactgccagggataccaccgccgcgccactgccagggataccaccgccgcgccactgccagggataccaccgccgcgccactgccagggataccaccgccgcgccactgccagggataccactgCCAGGAATACCACCGCCGCGccactgccagggataccaccgccgcaccactgccagggataccactgCCAGGAATACCACCGCCGCGccactgccagggataccaccgccgcgcctctgccagggataccacagCCGCGccactgccagggataccaccgccgcaccactgccagggataccaccgccgcgccactgccagggataccaccgccgCGCCACTGTAAGGGATACCACCGCCGCGCCACTGTAAGAGATACCACAGCCGCACTTACTGGAACTGAAAAGCGTCATGCCAATTATCACTTTGTTAAATATCAACCAGCAGAAGATTAGCAACAGCACGCAGCTTGCAGTAAAAAGATTATTCAGCAACGtcatagaagcaacaatcttgacatgaTGTTTCAAAGGTGAAGTGGTCCTCATTCTTTTCATTCCTATCATTCTAACGgatttgccatttcaatttaagagattgcaaTTCCCAATTCGATTGGTGTTTGCAATCACCATTAACAAAGCTTAGGGCCAATCGATAAAATTGTGAGGTttagatctagacacggattgcttctcgcatggacaattatatgttgtgtgttctagaatcggcaaaccagacaatctctatatcttcacagacaatagaacaaaaaatattgtatacccacaagcattttgaaattaaacatattagaaacgtgcgctttctcttttctttcttttccatttaaccagactgagccacagcaacacttgGCGGGTGCAGCTAGTTGTAAAATAACATTTTCAACATCTCAATGACACACCTGAGTTTCAGGCTTTCTTCCGTGCCCCCTTGTTCCATTATTATTCATTGTAAACCTCTCCTCTGTTTCCATCTTGTCTGTCCCTCTAATCATTTCATACGTCTTTATCATATCCTCCCTTTCCCTCCTCTTTTCTaaagtcgtcaggtttagtttctTCAGTCTGTGATTGtgcctctgggacgagtctctcaGTCTGTGATTGtgcctctgggacgagtctctcaGTCTGTGATTGtgcctctgggacgagtctctcaGTCTGTGATTGtgcctctgggacgagtctctcaGTCTGTGATTGtgcctctgggacgagtctcgttacaaacttctgcacctttcgAGCTTACTTATGTTTATTTTTAAGATGGGGGATCAATGATggagtggcatactctaagactggcctcacacaggCGGTATACAATGATggagtggcatactctaagactggcctcacacaggCGGTATACAATGATggagtggcatactctaagactggcctcacacaggCGGTATACAATGATggagtggcatactctaagactggcctcacacaggCGGTATACAATGATggagcggcatactctaagactggcctcacacaggCGGTATACAATGATggagcggcatactctaagactggcctcacacaggCGGTATACAATGATggagtggcatactctaagactggcctcacacaggCGGTACTCCTACAGACAggagttcctatcaaactcctgtctaggtcttctgtcatttaggggagggttgtaaatgactgccactattatcttaggtccacccattgttatagttcctgttatgtaatctctgaacccgtcacagcccggaatttctatgtatgtatgagagtgtgtacatgtgtatacaacattaataatttcgcaactagcgtcaaaattgttatttgcttagctaaacgaactagagagttcagttcctgaaccaattatgtgcctctgtaattctttacaccaccgcccactggatgggtatggggtgcataataaagaaagaaattgaattgtacactggctttgtatatatatatatatatatatatatatatatatatatatatatatatatatatatatatatatatatatatatatatatatatatatatatatatatatatatatagaaggggtaccacctctggtgcaagtgtaggaacccatagcctcggagaagaaaataaagagtactcagagaagaccttgtggatcctcactgaacattttgatattttcttctcctaccacccctattttggtatatatatatatatatatatatatatatatatatatatatatatatatatatatatatatatatatatatatatatatatatatactttctctattttttttcttatgaaacgataaagctacctatttcattatgtatgaggtaatttttttttttattggagttaaaattaaggtagatatatgaccgaacctaaccaaccctacctaacctaacctaacctatctttataagttaggttaggttaggtagcagaaaaagttaggttaggttagataggttaggtagtcgaaaaacaattaattcatgaaaacttggcttattaggcaaatcgggctttgcatagtaggctgagaagtgcgttctggctactaggtatgacatatatatatatatatatatatatatatatatatatatatatatatatatatatatatatatatatatatatatatatatatatatatatatttgtgtgtgtgtgtatataaatccCTTTTTTTCATTGATAAGCTTAGGTATACGCAGCATTGTGCGTATACCCTATTCTATATAATTCTACGATATTCTATATGAAGAATTACAAAgagtaaataaaaaaaactggctataagtttatcttttatccgcacctcacaggcttcatgaaaaaattaacacgtaatgaatagtatgacaatgtagagttgaagacaatgtataaccacgaaggaaaattatGAAAGGAAAAAACTTAAGCACTTCCATGTTGATGAACATATCAGCCAAAGTATATTATGACGTGTTgattattggtctccgaatgcatgatagaaccgatgagctagccaagacttttgctcgtaaggagggaattgattaccaacttggactgcctttgagcagcctgagggcagcaatatcccaggaacatcaactaaattacggagacttgaggcaaagtgaaattcacaccagttactccatctatcatcattcgagtatgcatgaagaaccgcacgtctatgggtcatccaataatgttagcagacttctagatgttaccactgctaggcttaggctcggctacaagtacctctgggagattgtaacatctgctgatgtagatttgactaaatgtaaactctgtcagcagaactattcgcatactttgcgtcattatataatggaatgtgaaaaaattgcggaatttagagataacaccattaatatatatagagtgtccaagaaatgtgtaagtacttcattcataatgatgtgctgcccgaaatcttagtgaagtatccaaaatttgcttactgtaggtaatgcatgcacatgactgtaaagctgccgcccagttgggtgggtgtggagcacatgactgtaaagctgccgcccagttgggtgggtgtggagcacatgactgtaaagctgccgcccagttgggtgggtgtggagcaagactagtaactgtgtgactcactatagatgtaaagtgccttgtatagtgactgttgtgagcctcttgttgatcacttgtaacacagagattattgatgtgtgtatttgtgtgggtgatgtatcccagcaaacattttcatgtttttaaaacatcctaaaaacgacatttcattgttttcagcacgtttataattacgtttagaaaaggttttttgagaacttttatatacaaccttagaacgtatataattaacatttctaaaaacttttttatgatcttttaattacctacattaaagcgtttagggtaaattagggtataataattttgtaattcatatctgaaatagaaagggagagaaagaaagaagacatatctgagatagaaatggacatcctatatatgtatgtgtaaattacaaataaatagggtacaaaaagagaattaaaatattatatttatttaattaagaatgattaatacaacaaaatatatgtaatagctcgaaatatatagactatatctataacagaatataaaagtaaaaatttaaaaatctatatatgcaatatgtgaacacaatagattttgtgatcaagcagcctgtgattcatgtcatgctgagatcagtctgacgttataagcagttattgttacttaaaactaaaacaagtaaaattttccgagtatacatataacactatagtttttctatgactaataataaaaatctattaatcaaaagtttaggactaattaactaaaaataaaaatctacaagtgaatgtaaacacagtcaagtataatattcatgtagaaagagaaagaaaaagagagagaaggaaagaaagaaagaaagaaagggagaaagagaaagaaaagaaaaaagtcatgtataatattcatattagcaccatgcaatataacttagattaagtaaaaaatctcagacatttttaaatcaaatgaaatatgagagccagagagagagacccagagccagagagagagagcgagagccagagagagagcgccacagagagagcgccacagagccagagagagagagagagagtcagagagagagagagagccagagagagagagagagccagagagagagagagagccagagagtgagagagagagagccagagagagagagagagccagagagagagagagagagccagagagagagagagagagccagagagagagagagagagccagagagagagagagagagccagagagagagagagagagccagagagagagagagagagccagagagagagagagagagccagagagagagagagagagccagagagagcgagagagccagagagagaaagagagccagagagagcgaaagagccagagagagagagagagagagagccagagagagagagagagagagagagagagagagagagagagagagagagagagagagagagagagagagagagagagagagagagagagagagagagagagagagagagagagagagagagagagagagagagagagagagagagagagagagagagccagagagagagagagagagagagagagagagagagagccagagagagagagagagagagagagagagagagagagagagagagagagagagagagagagagagagagagagagagagagagggagagagagagccagagagagagagagagagagagagagagagagagagagagagagagagagagagagagagggagagagagagccagagagagagagagagagagagagccagagagagagagagagagagccagagagagagagagagagagagcgagccagagagagagagagagagagccagagagagagagagagagagagccagagagagagagagagagagagagccagagagagagagagagagagagagagagagccagagagagccagagagagagagagagagagagagagagagccagagagagagagagagagccagagagagagagagagagagagccagagagagagagagagccagagagagagagagagagccagagagagagagagagagccagagagagagagagccagagagagagagcaagagagccagagagagagagccagagagagagagagagcaagagagccagagagagaaagagagagacagacagacagaaagacacacacacaacaaaagaggagacagaacaaaattaaggcaaggagagagaagacagaacagaaacaacagagagaggagagaaatgagaaatcattgaagagaaggggaagagaaacacaagataagaaaaagatacaagaaaaatatacaagataaaaatgacataaatgaataccacaaatataaaaagtaaaggaagagagaagctagaagagacaggaaacgagaggtgttagaagagaggaggaaaggagagattaaaagacaagaaaaacaggagagaaacgtaaaagaaataaaaaaaagggacatttgtgaggagagaaaataaagagaccagagaagaccatatatcaagagtgtgaggataaagacttatatattttcttagtagacatcctctggctcttgttgcccctcttgtatacgaattgtacttgcaagttttccctgaaaagatattaacaaaattaatatttaattatttatttatataaattacacacacacaaacttatatatatatatatatatatatatatatatatatatatatatatatatatatatatatatatatatatatatatatatatatatatatatatagaccagagaccaattatatatatatatatatatatatatatatatatatatatatatatataatttcgtaaacctcaccctgtaaacattcatgtttctacatgttaaacaagctacgaggatgagggaaggggatgttccctccatgctggatattatatttaccaggaaagagaatgatatatttatcattcagtacctccctcctttggtacctccctccttttacccaagtgacatggtcacttgggttaaagtgaccatgtctttttgggaatatagtatgcaatgcattataatctggaagaaaatgagcttgaagcagttgaaaaacctgacttgtggagaggtcattatggggaactcagatatttccttaaggaatttgacaaacacttgctgttaggacatgaagtaaatgagatgtatgtcaagttttgtgaaatatatgataatggcacaacaaaatttatactaaagcagagatgcagaactaggaaaaggggaaaaattgcccaaacatacaagcaatacacagatgcgagaaacaacaatagcagtaaggagaggggcagaaagactgactttcggtcatattcaacaacacaaatatacatacacacacacacattattggaaaaaattggaattggaatattggaaaaaataattaaaactaaatgggtagaacacctggagagaaatgatataatttcagacagacagtatggttttcgatttggaagatcctgtgtatcgaatttactcagtttctatgatcgagcaacagatatattacaggaaagagatggttgggttgactgcatctatttggacctaaaaaaggcattcgacagttccacatagagaggttgttctggaaactggaaaatattggaggggtgacaggtaagcttctaatatggatgaaaaattttctgacatagaaaaatgagggcagtaatcagaggcaatgtatcggactggagaaatgtcacaagtggagtaccacagggttcagttcttgcaccagtgatgtttattgtctacataaatgatctaacagttggtatacagaattacatgaacatgtttgctgatgatgctaagataataggaaggataagaaatttagatgattgtcatgcccttcaagaaaacctggataaaataagtatatggagcaccacttggcaaatggaatttaatgttaataaatgccatgttatggaatgtggaacaggagaacatagaccccacacaacctatacattatgtgagaaatctttaaagaattctgataaagaaagagatctaggggtggttctagatagaaaactatcacctgaggaccacataaagaatattgtgcgaggagcctatgctacgctttctaactttagaattgcgtttaaatacatggatggtgatatactaaagaaattgttcatgacttttgttacgccaaagctagaatatgcagctgttgtgtggtgcccaacaacagaagttggcccatatcttaagaagcacatcaacaaactggaaaaggtgcaaagacatgctactaagtggctcccagaactgaagggcaagagctacgaggagacgttagaggcattaaatatgccaaaactaaaagacagaagaggtgatatgatcactacatacaaaatagtaacaggaattgataaaatcgacagggaagatttcctgagacctggaacttcaagaacaggaggtcatagattgaaactagcttaacacagatgctaaagaaatataagaaaattcactttcgcaaatagagtggtagacggttggaacaagttaggtgagaaggtggtggaggccaagactgtcagtagtttcaaagcgttatatgacaaagagtgctgggaagacggtctcatcctttaactacacttaggtaattacacacacacacacacacatacatattatatatatatatatatatatatatatatatatatatatatatatatatatatatatatatatatatatatatatatatatatatatatatatatatatatatatgtcgtacctagtcgccagaacgcacttttcagcctactatgcaaggcccgatttgcctaataagccaagttttcatgaattaatatattttctctattttttttcttatgaaatgataaagctatccatttcattatgtatgaggtcaattctttttttattggagttaaaattaatagagatatatgaccgaacctaacctatctttataggttaggttaggtagctgaaaatgttaggttaggtagtcgaaaaaacattaattcaagaaaacttggcttattaggcaaatcgggccttgcatagtaggccgagatgtgcgttctggctactaggtacgacacattatatatatatttatatatatatatatttatttatatatatatatatatatatatatatttatatatatatatatatatatatatatatatatatatatatatatatatatatatatatcggacaattagtaaaaaaaaaaaaaaaaaaaaatttaaattattttaccttgtacctagatccaccaggtctgtttggtgcatgtttcagtacttcagacatctggaaggtcacatcctcctcctcaacttgtggatgtgcgttgatagatgattctgtaaaattaagttatttatataataataaattcagtataacaataatattctgtaaaattaaaagtaatttatacatcaatcagataaaactctccagagatggtgatacacaacatataaaggacaagtttcagaacaaaatatgcatttaggaataaggttttgtacatgtaggtagcacatgagaaaataagtggaaggtgatcaagtttatattaacatgttaatgactttgttaaggctttgcaagaatgaaaaaatattaataatataatatcacctaccaattaattgtacatcatttataagtcaattatttgcattattattattcaatactaatgatataaaaatgcatt includes:
- the LOC138365076 gene encoding elastin-like, which translates into the protein MTLFSSSKCGCGISYSGAAVVSLTVARRWYPWQWRGGGIPGSGAAVVSLAVARLWYPWQRRGGGIPGSGAAVVFLAVVSLAVVRRWYPWQWRGGGIPGSGIPGSGAAVWRGGGIPGSGAAVVSLAVARRWYSWQWYPWQWRGGGIPGSGAAVVSLAVARRWYPWQWRGGGIPGSSAAVVFLAVARRWYPWQRRGGGITGSGAAVVSLAVVRRWYPWQWCGGGIPGSGAAVVSLAVVRRWYPWQWRGGGIPGSGAAVVSLAYIPVRAAVVSQAYIPVRVAVVSLAVARRWYSWQWRGGGIPGSGAAVVSLAVARRWYPWQWRGGGIPGSGAAVVSLTVARRWYPWQWCGGGIPGSGAAVVSLAVARRWYPWQWRGGGIPGSGAAVVSLAVLETHICS